Below is a genomic region from Paraburkholderia sp. BL23I1N1.
CCTACGTCGAGCGCCAGCCCCATACACGACCACACGCGTCAGGGGAATGCGTTCGGCTACATGTCGTACATCATTAACCCGCTTACACGCGTAAGCCTGATGTTTGGTACAACCAGCAATCAGTTCGAGATCCCCAATACACCCGGGCTGACCCCGTCGTTTACGCTCAACGGGGCCAATAGTTTCGATTCGGGCCAGCTCAACGAAACGCAATCGGAACTGAACCAGTTTGCTGCGGTAGTGTTGCAAGGAACCAACGGCGGGGCGCTGGACTATCAGCTGGCTTTCGTCACCCGGTATTCGCGCACTCAGTTCAACCCTGACCCGATCGGCGATCTGCTGTTTAACGGCGTAGCGTCGAACGACTTCCATAGCGACAGCGCGAACGGGGTGCAACTGGACACCACATATCGGCTCAACGAAAAGCACACAATTCGCGCGGGCGTCTTCGCCCAGCAGGAACACGCGGTCTTTGACAACAATCTCACCGTCTTCCCGGTCGACGCCAACGGCAACCAGTCCTCCGATCAGCCGGTCAGCATCCCTGATTCGAACACCAAGACCGGCTATCTATACAGCGCCTACCTGCAGGATGAATGGAAGCTCACCAGCAAGCTGACGATCAACTATGGCCTGCGCTACGACAGGATGGATGAGTACGTCAGTGCGAGCCAACTGAGTCCGCGCATTGGCCTGGTGTACGCGCTGACGCCGTCGACCACTATTCACGCGGGTTACGCCCGCTACTTCACGCCACCGGCCTTCGAACTGGTGTCGAACTCGGACATTGCCCGTTATGCGGGCACCACGGCCCAGGTCTCGGGGCAGAACGATCCGGTGCAACCCGAGCGCAGCCACTACTTCGACCTGGGCGTGACGCAGCGGTTGACCTCGGCCCTCACCATTGGTCTGGACGCCTACTACAAGAAGTCAAGCAACCTGCTCGATGAAGGCCAGTTCGGCACCGCACTGATATTTACGCCATTCAATTATCAGTACGGCCGCGTGTACGGCGTCGAATTTACCGCGAACTACAGGCAGGATAACGTGTCCGCCTACGTGAACGTCGCCTTCAGTCGTGCGCAGGGTAAAGACATTAATTCGGCACAATTCAATTTCGGTGCCGACGAACTCGCGTACATCAGCAGCCACTGGGTGTATCTGGACCACGACCAGCGCGTTTCCGCGTCATTCGGTGGCACCTACGAGCTAGGCCAGACCACCTTCACGTTTGACGGCATCGTCGGAAGCGGTCTTCGCAGCGGATTCGC
It encodes:
- a CDS encoding TonB-dependent receptor, which encodes MRNRHHLTQAALLLFAFAAHAYAAPADSSITGAIADSSGKAVGKATVTLQDASGKAVGAAQTDANGHFTLDHVTPGTYAIVVTAPGFASGSSVATTTSGQESSVSIALAKSDTLDVQVNAQRLNRARNDLLPETGSSVYRFSQSDINNLPAGQNTPLNQVLLQAPGVASDSYGQLHVRGDHANLQYRINGIIIPEPISGFGQSLDTRIIDQMNFLTGALPAQYGYRTAGIVDIRTKSGDEGSGGSIDVFGGSHQTIRTTGDVFGSQGPFSYYFSGSVGENNLGIENPTSSASPIHDHTRQGNAFGYMSYIINPLTRVSLMFGTTSNQFEIPNTPGLTPSFTLNGANSFDSGQLNETQSELNQFAAVVLQGTNGGALDYQLAFVTRYSRTQFNPDPIGDLLFNGVASNDFHSDSANGVQLDTTYRLNEKHTIRAGVFAQQEHAVFDNNLTVFPVDANGNQSSDQPVSIPDSNTKTGYLYSAYLQDEWKLTSKLTINYGLRYDRMDEYVSASQLSPRIGLVYALTPSTTIHAGYARYFTPPAFELVSNSDIARYAGTTAQVSGQNDPVQPERSHYFDLGVTQRLTSALTIGLDAYYKKSSNLLDEGQFGTALIFTPFNYQYGRVYGVEFTANYRQDNVSAYVNVAFSRAQGKDINSAQFNFGADELAYISSHWVYLDHDQRVSASFGGTYELGQTTFTFDGIVGSGLRSGFANTDRLPVYTQVNLGVIQHFNFNNPLIGKFDGRLLLVNAFNRVYELRDGSGIGVGAPQYGPHIAVYAGITKKF